A genomic segment from Nitrospira sp. encodes:
- a CDS encoding NADH-ubiquinone oxidoreductase chain I: MSVALPTEPKRKQSLGDWLKTLTFYELLVGMKATLKHLLNYNPITLQYPHEKRLLPDNYRGMLSLLRYDDGTEKCVGCDLCEAACPSRVIRVVSAEVPGEPTKRYSKEYYMDMTRCLFCGLCVDACPVDALAMTREFEWSVYDKRQLHLNKQQLLAIGDRSFPVREKRLELQHPNVAFFNVAFKHLPPKEN, from the coding sequence ATGAGCGTCGCCCTTCCGACAGAACCCAAACGTAAACAGTCTCTCGGCGACTGGCTGAAGACCTTGACCTTCTACGAACTCCTCGTGGGCATGAAGGCCACGCTCAAGCATCTGCTCAACTACAACCCGATCACCCTGCAGTACCCGCATGAGAAGCGACTGCTGCCGGACAACTACCGTGGCATGCTGTCGTTGTTGCGCTACGACGACGGGACGGAGAAATGCGTCGGTTGCGATCTCTGCGAAGCCGCCTGCCCCTCGCGGGTGATCAGGGTCGTCAGCGCCGAAGTTCCCGGAGAACCGACGAAGCGCTACTCCAAGGAATACTATATGGACATGACCCGCTGCCTCTTCTGCGGCCTCTGCGTGGACGCCTGTCCCGTGGATGCGCTCGCGATGACGCGCGAATTCGAATGGTCCGTCTACGACAAACGCCAACTCCATCTCAACAAACAGCAGCTGCTCGCCATCGGCGATCGCTCCTTTCCCGTCCGGGAAAAACGTCTGGAGCTGCAGCATCCGAACGTGGCGTTTTTCAACGTCGCCTTCAAACATCTCCCGCCAAAGGAGAACTGA
- a CDS encoding NADH-ubiquinone oxidoreductase chain J has protein sequence MDHIFFFYFAGVIATTSLLVVALRNPVYSALALLIMFFHVAGLYVTLHAEFLAAVQIVVYAGAILVLYLFVVMLLNVKAEERYHNQLPVAGLLGVMLLTEVILLVIQSRSTAAPAVAADPVTSAGNTETIGEVLYSTYLFPFEVASLVLLVAMIGAIILAKKDIFEGSGDA, from the coding sequence ATGGATCACATTTTTTTCTTCTATTTCGCCGGCGTCATCGCCACGACCTCCCTGTTGGTCGTGGCCTTGCGGAACCCGGTCTACAGTGCACTAGCCCTGTTGATCATGTTTTTTCATGTGGCGGGACTCTACGTCACGCTGCATGCGGAATTCTTGGCCGCGGTCCAGATCGTCGTCTATGCCGGCGCAATCCTAGTATTGTATCTGTTCGTGGTCATGCTGCTGAATGTGAAGGCCGAAGAGCGGTACCACAACCAGCTCCCGGTGGCAGGATTACTCGGCGTGATGCTGTTGACGGAAGTGATCCTGCTCGTCATCCAGTCCCGATCGACCGCCGCTCCAGCGGTCGCGGCGGATCCCGTCACCTCAGCCGGCAATACCGAGACCATCGGAGAAGTGCTCTATTCGACCTATCTCTTCCCCTTCGAGGTCGCCTCCCTGGTTCTCTTGGTAGCGATGATCGGCGCGATCATCTTGGCCAAAAAAGATATCTTCGAAGGGTCCGGTGACGCATGA
- a CDS encoding NADH-ubiquinone oxidoreductase chain K, whose product MTVPLSYYLILSAFVFLTGVVGVLIRRNIIVILLSVELMLNATNINFVAFSEYFHHVAGQVFVFFALTVAAAEVAVGLAIIIALHRANSTIYVDELNLLKR is encoded by the coding sequence ATGACCGTTCCCCTGTCCTACTACTTGATCCTGAGCGCGTTCGTATTCCTCACCGGAGTGGTCGGGGTGCTGATCCGGCGCAACATCATCGTGATCCTGCTGTCGGTCGAACTGATGCTGAACGCCACGAACATCAACTTCGTGGCCTTCTCGGAATATTTTCACCATGTGGCGGGACAGGTCTTCGTCTTTTTCGCCCTGACCGTCGCGGCGGCCGAAGTCGCCGTGGGCCTGGCGATCATCATCGCCCTCCACCGGGCGAACTCGACGATCTATGTCGATGAACTTAACCTGTTGAAACGGTAG
- a CDS encoding NADH-ubiquinone oxidoreductase chain L, translated as MLYALIPFLPLFSFLVVGIGEQWIKDRAHLVAVPAMVGSFMLSLLALYDVATGHPMNVPLYTWLTSGHLDIHIAVSIDRLTAVMLVLVTTVSTLVHIYTIGYMQGEPGYARFFAYIALFTFSMLMLVMADNLLQLFVFWEAVGLCSYLLIGHWYERQSACSAATKAFLVNRIGDVGFILGLFLAWYTFGSLDYAVMFAQASTLANETLNALGPFGGTWDVSVMTLICLLLFTGAVGKSAQVPLHVWLPDAMEGPTPISALIHAATMVTAGVFMVARLSPLYNLSPMAMTVVAVVGALTMMLGATIALTQTDIKRVVAYSTMSQLGYMVMACGLGAYGAGMYHLLTHGAFKALLFLGCGSVIIALHHEQDMRHMGGLKDKLPVTYWTFLVGSLALAGFPLTAGFFSKDDLLVSSWSAGTLGQVFAVCGLITAGLTAFYSFRLVFVTFWGSSRVDPHHAGHVHEPSTTMTAPLMVLAVLSIVAGYLGIPTFLEPVFHGEGGVAHHEGSAAYGIMAFATLMGFAGIGAAYYLYVLNPGLPDRLARQWRTAYELSFHKWYVDEAYDRAFVRPTIAAANDLWKYVDVSIIDGAVNGVARAVAWVGWFIRLTQSGQTQHYALGMTLGAVVILTVYLLL; from the coding sequence ATGCTCTACGCGTTGATTCCATTCCTTCCGCTGTTCTCCTTTCTGGTCGTCGGCATCGGCGAGCAGTGGATCAAGGATCGGGCACACCTCGTAGCGGTTCCGGCCATGGTGGGATCTTTCATGCTCTCCCTGCTGGCCCTCTACGACGTGGCGACGGGCCATCCCATGAATGTGCCCCTCTACACCTGGCTGACGTCGGGGCATCTGGACATTCACATCGCCGTTTCCATCGATCGACTCACCGCGGTCATGCTGGTGCTCGTCACCACCGTCAGCACGTTGGTACACATCTACACCATCGGGTACATGCAGGGGGAACCGGGATACGCGCGCTTCTTTGCCTACATCGCCCTGTTCACGTTCTCCATGTTGATGTTGGTGATGGCGGACAACCTGCTGCAGCTATTCGTGTTCTGGGAGGCGGTGGGACTCTGCTCCTACCTCCTGATCGGCCATTGGTATGAACGGCAGAGTGCCTGTTCGGCCGCGACGAAGGCGTTTTTGGTCAACCGAATCGGAGACGTCGGCTTCATTCTCGGCCTGTTCCTCGCCTGGTACACATTCGGTTCGCTCGACTACGCCGTGATGTTCGCGCAGGCCTCGACCCTGGCGAACGAGACACTGAATGCCCTCGGTCCCTTCGGTGGGACATGGGATGTTTCCGTAATGACCCTGATCTGCCTGCTGCTCTTTACGGGAGCGGTGGGTAAATCGGCACAGGTTCCTCTCCACGTCTGGTTGCCGGATGCCATGGAAGGCCCGACTCCGATCTCCGCCTTGATCCATGCCGCCACCATGGTGACGGCCGGCGTCTTCATGGTCGCACGACTCTCGCCGCTCTACAACCTCTCACCGATGGCCATGACGGTGGTGGCCGTCGTCGGCGCTCTCACGATGATGCTGGGCGCGACCATCGCCCTGACCCAGACCGATATCAAACGGGTGGTGGCCTATTCGACCATGAGCCAGTTGGGGTATATGGTGATGGCCTGCGGCCTAGGTGCCTACGGCGCCGGCATGTACCACCTGCTGACCCATGGCGCCTTCAAGGCGCTGCTGTTCCTCGGCTGCGGTTCGGTCATCATCGCCCTGCACCATGAACAGGACATGCGTCACATGGGCGGCCTGAAGGACAAACTGCCTGTCACCTACTGGACCTTTCTGGTGGGGTCCCTCGCGCTGGCGGGATTCCCGCTGACCGCCGGCTTTTTCAGCAAGGATGACCTGCTCGTCTCCTCCTGGTCCGCCGGTACGCTCGGACAGGTGTTCGCGGTCTGTGGGCTGATCACGGCGGGGCTGACGGCGTTTTACAGTTTCCGCCTGGTCTTCGTGACCTTCTGGGGGTCGTCCCGCGTCGATCCACACCATGCAGGCCATGTCCATGAACCCTCGACCACGATGACGGCTCCACTCATGGTCCTCGCGGTCCTCAGCATCGTCGCCGGGTACCTGGGCATCCCGACGTTTTTGGAGCCGGTCTTCCACGGCGAAGGCGGGGTTGCGCACCACGAAGGGTCCGCCGCCTACGGCATCATGGCGTTTGCCACCTTGATGGGATTCGCCGGAATCGGCGCCGCCTATTATCTCTATGTCTTGAATCCCGGTTTGCCGGACCGACTCGCGCGCCAATGGCGGACGGCCTACGAACTGTCCTTCCACAAGTGGTATGTCGATGAGGCCTACGACCGCGCATTCGTCCGCCCGACCATCGCGGCCGCGAACGATCTCTGGAAATATGTCGATGTGTCGATCATCGACGGGGCCGTCAACGGGGTAGCGCGAGCCGTGGCCTGGGTAGGCTGGTTCATCCGCCTGACACAGAGCGGACAAACGCAACATTACGCCCTCGGCATGACGCTGGGCGCCGTGGTGATCCTGACGGTGTATTTGCTGCTCTAG
- a CDS encoding NADH-ubiquinone oxidoreductase chain M: MTTFPWLTLIVFLPLIGALLCLLVKVESARRLALGFTVATFLCSLPLWWLFDSSTAEMQFVERASWIASPPIQYSLGLDGISFPLVLMTTFLMPFCVTVSWTSIEKRVQLFMAMLLVMETAMLGVFVALDFVLFYVFWEAMLIPMYLLIGVWGGPNRLYAAIKFFLYTLAGSLLLLVAILVLYFHGGHTFDIIALSRGTYGASLQFWLFLAFFAAFAVKVPMFPFHTWLPDAHVEAPTAGSVILASVLLKMGTYGFLRFTLPMLPDATDTFTKPMIALSVIAILYGAYMALAQADLKKLIAYSSVSHMGFVTLGIFVLNIQGIEGAVMQMVNHGITTGGLFLCVGIIYERTHSRQILDNAGLAGPMPRYAVFFMIFALSSLGLPGTNSFVGEFLVLAGTFLWSKIATSLAALGIILAATYMLWLTQRMIFGTPSPTHREHLLDLNARETATLIPLIALVFLIGIFPNPLLTRMHASVAHLLAAPKQPAFAIEPRPEIPMERAAATAMTASLDNPSSEQAATR, translated from the coding sequence GTGACGACGTTTCCCTGGCTGACCCTGATCGTGTTCTTGCCTTTGATCGGAGCCCTGCTCTGCCTGCTGGTCAAGGTTGAGTCCGCCCGCCGGCTGGCGCTCGGCTTCACCGTGGCGACCTTTCTCTGCTCGCTGCCGCTCTGGTGGCTCTTCGATTCCTCCACCGCGGAGATGCAGTTCGTGGAACGGGCCTCTTGGATTGCTTCTCCACCGATACAATACAGCCTCGGCCTCGACGGCATCAGTTTCCCGCTCGTGCTGATGACGACCTTTCTCATGCCGTTTTGCGTCACGGTCTCTTGGACCTCGATCGAAAAACGGGTCCAACTGTTCATGGCCATGCTGCTGGTCATGGAAACGGCGATGCTGGGGGTTTTCGTCGCGTTGGATTTCGTGCTGTTCTACGTGTTCTGGGAAGCCATGCTGATCCCGATGTATCTGCTCATCGGCGTCTGGGGCGGTCCGAACCGTTTATACGCGGCGATCAAATTCTTCCTCTATACCCTGGCCGGCAGCCTGTTGCTCCTGGTCGCGATCCTCGTCCTCTATTTCCACGGCGGGCATACCTTCGACATCATTGCGCTGAGTCGGGGAACCTACGGCGCCTCGCTCCAATTCTGGCTGTTCCTCGCCTTCTTCGCCGCCTTCGCGGTGAAGGTCCCGATGTTTCCGTTCCACACCTGGCTGCCCGATGCCCACGTGGAGGCTCCGACGGCGGGCAGCGTGATCCTCGCCAGTGTCTTGCTGAAGATGGGCACCTACGGCTTTCTCCGTTTTACCCTGCCGATGCTGCCGGACGCCACCGACACCTTCACCAAACCGATGATCGCCCTGTCGGTCATCGCCATCCTCTACGGAGCCTACATGGCGCTGGCCCAGGCGGACCTCAAAAAACTCATCGCCTATTCCAGCGTCAGCCACATGGGCTTCGTCACGCTGGGCATCTTTGTTCTGAACATCCAAGGGATCGAAGGAGCGGTGATGCAGATGGTCAACCATGGGATCACCACCGGAGGACTGTTCCTCTGCGTGGGCATCATCTATGAGCGGACTCACAGCCGTCAGATTCTGGACAATGCCGGCCTGGCAGGGCCGATGCCCCGTTATGCCGTATTTTTCATGATTTTCGCCCTGTCGTCGCTCGGGCTGCCCGGTACCAACAGTTTTGTCGGTGAATTCCTGGTACTGGCCGGCACGTTCCTCTGGAGCAAGATCGCCACATCCCTGGCCGCGCTGGGAATCATCCTGGCCGCCACCTATATGCTCTGGCTTACACAACGGATGATATTCGGCACTCCCTCGCCCACCCATCGCGAGCATCTGCTGGACCTCAATGCCCGAGAGACGGCGACCCTCATCCCGCTGATCGCGCTGGTGTTCTTGATCGGAATTTTTCCGAACCCACTGTTGACCCGCATGCATGCGAGCGTGGCGCACCTGCTGGCAGCACCGAAACAGCCGGCCTTCGCAATTGAACCCCGTCCAGAGATTCCCATGGAGCGGGCGGCGGCAACCGCGATGACGGCCTCGCTCGACAACCCATCCTCCGAACAGGCGGCGACGCGATGA
- a CDS encoding NADH-ubiquinone oxidoreductase chain N: MTIPLQDLLAILPELIVISTACLILVLDPLLETSKKDVLAWLTLGALAVCLGLTSSQMAGRVFAFSDLVVIDTYASFWKLLLYIVTGLTVLLSLAYLKAERLNIGEYYGFILLALAGMMVMVSGADLLTIYLGTELMSLSLYVMAGLKRTEARSLEASAKYFVLGAFSSGILLYGISLLFGLAGSTRLSVIADAIATQGSGNPILPLALVLLAVGFGFKLAVVPFHMWTPDVYQGAPTSVTAFMAVASKAASFGAFLRVFVEGLGGVSADWSILFTIVCLATLALGNLVAIVQTDIKRMLAYSSIAHAGYALIGVVVAGRQTGVTASTGLASVLLYIAIYSFMTLGAFALVGMLRKEGQESDEIDDFAGLAKREPLAAGFMLMFLVSLAGIPPTAGFIGKFYVFMAAVNAGMTWLAVVAVIFAAISAFYYLRVVMVMYMRDADGPVASHSRLETSPALSFVLACALAGVVLLGLFPNGLWSLATQAAPLLK, from the coding sequence ATGACCATTCCCCTTCAAGATCTCCTCGCGATCCTGCCGGAGCTCATCGTCATCAGCACAGCCTGCCTCATTCTGGTGTTGGACCCTCTTCTCGAAACCTCGAAGAAGGACGTCCTGGCCTGGCTCACATTAGGCGCCCTTGCCGTTTGCCTGGGCCTGACCTCTTCCCAGATGGCAGGCCGTGTCTTCGCCTTCAGCGACCTGGTCGTCATCGACACCTATGCTTCGTTCTGGAAATTGCTGCTCTATATCGTCACCGGACTGACGGTCTTGCTGTCGTTGGCCTACCTCAAGGCAGAGCGGCTCAACATCGGGGAATACTACGGCTTCATCCTTCTGGCGCTGGCCGGCATGATGGTCATGGTCTCCGGCGCCGACCTGCTCACCATCTACCTCGGCACCGAACTCATGTCCCTGTCCCTCTACGTGATGGCCGGCCTAAAACGGACCGAGGCCCGCTCACTGGAAGCCTCGGCCAAGTACTTCGTGTTGGGAGCCTTCTCCTCCGGAATCTTGTTGTACGGCATTTCGCTATTGTTCGGATTGGCCGGCAGCACGCGCCTGTCCGTCATCGCGGACGCGATCGCCACGCAGGGCTCAGGGAATCCGATCCTACCGCTGGCGCTGGTGTTGCTCGCCGTCGGGTTCGGATTCAAACTGGCCGTCGTGCCGTTTCACATGTGGACCCCGGACGTCTATCAGGGAGCGCCGACCTCCGTGACCGCCTTCATGGCTGTCGCCTCGAAAGCCGCCAGCTTCGGCGCCTTTCTCCGGGTGTTCGTGGAAGGCTTGGGAGGAGTGAGCGCCGATTGGTCGATCCTCTTCACCATCGTCTGCCTGGCGACCCTCGCCTTAGGCAACCTGGTCGCGATCGTCCAGACCGACATCAAGCGTATGTTAGCCTACTCCAGCATCGCCCATGCCGGTTATGCCCTGATTGGGGTCGTGGTGGCGGGCAGGCAAACCGGCGTGACAGCCTCGACCGGCCTTGCGAGCGTATTGCTCTACATCGCCATCTATTCGTTCATGACGCTCGGCGCGTTCGCCCTCGTCGGTATGTTGCGCAAAGAAGGACAAGAGAGCGACGAGATCGACGATTTTGCGGGCTTGGCAAAACGCGAGCCGCTGGCGGCCGGGTTCATGCTGATGTTTCTGGTGTCGCTGGCCGGGATCCCTCCGACGGCGGGCTTCATCGGCAAATTCTATGTCTTCATGGCAGCCGTGAACGCAGGAATGACATGGCTGGCCGTCGTGGCCGTCATCTTCGCCGCCATTTCCGCCTTTTATTACCTGCGCGTCGTGATGGTCATGTACATGCGCGATGCCGACGGCCCCGTCGCCTCCCACTCACGGCTCGAAACATCTCCGGCCCTGTCGTTCGTCCTCGCCTGCGCCCTCGCCGGCGTCGTGCTATTGGGCCTATTCCCCAACGGCCTGTGGTCGCTGGCCACCCAGGCTGCGCCGTTGCTGAAGTAG
- a CDS encoding Ribonuclease BN, translating into MTASSFLSSVFDSFRRRGCPSLAASLAFYSLLSLFPMVFLLLYGISFIVSQDVIGYQFLLGFLKGFLPSVGERLAKDIRRVAEQEEVRWAVFLAFGWFSALVFYELDYAMNTVFGTAAKRHPLISTLVAIALIWMLGFLTLISFVATQAIELLTTYAPRLWGLNLVAITAHDFLLTYSLPFLLAFVSVTCLYRFLPHQRPTWREATIGGALFSLLWIAAKALFVTYLEGAALYTQLYGSLLEVVLLLLWVYYSAALLLLGAVVTHEVQSLALSQNHLTT; encoded by the coding sequence ATGACTGCATCGTCGTTCCTCTCCAGCGTCTTCGACTCCTTCCGACGACGCGGCTGTCCGAGCCTGGCCGCCTCGCTGGCCTTCTACTCGTTGCTCTCACTGTTCCCGATGGTATTCCTGCTGCTCTACGGCATCAGCTTTATCGTCAGTCAGGATGTCATCGGCTATCAGTTTTTACTGGGGTTCCTGAAAGGCTTTTTGCCCAGCGTGGGCGAACGCCTCGCCAAAGACATTCGCCGGGTGGCGGAGCAGGAGGAGGTGCGGTGGGCGGTTTTTCTCGCCTTCGGCTGGTTCAGCGCGCTGGTGTTCTACGAATTGGACTATGCGATGAACACCGTGTTCGGCACGGCAGCCAAGCGGCATCCGCTGATTTCAACCCTTGTGGCCATCGCCTTGATCTGGATGTTGGGCTTTCTGACGCTCATTTCCTTCGTCGCCACGCAGGCGATCGAGCTGCTCACGACCTATGCGCCCCGCCTGTGGGGCCTGAATCTCGTGGCGATCACCGCGCATGATTTCCTCCTCACCTATTCACTCCCGTTCCTGCTCGCCTTCGTCTCCGTCACCTGCCTCTACCGGTTCCTACCGCACCAACGGCCAACCTGGCGGGAAGCGACTATCGGCGGTGCCCTGTTCAGCTTATTGTGGATTGCAGCGAAGGCCCTGTTCGTCACCTATCTGGAAGGGGCCGCCCTGTACACACAACTGTACGGATCGTTGCTCGAAGTGGTGCTGCTGTTGCTCTGGGTCTATTATTCAGCGGCACTCCTCCTGCTGGGAGCGGTCGTGACCCACGAGGTCCAGTCTCTGGCGCTTTCGCAGAATCACCTGACGACCTAG
- a CDS encoding Polysaccharide deacetylase: MLAVGLVCGLLLIPRQTVAQVIKTGPASCPAVALTYDLCPVRSAPGFDAELIDFLIAKKIPATFFMSGRWMARHGAEVKKLLAVPFFEVGTHGEVHAHLPLQEVEEQRREIMGPVKALRSTYGRATTLFRPPYGEYDDRTVDTVNALGLQFVLWNIESGDPDPTLSAEAIQARIRKRLKPGSVIVLHANGKGKHTRAVTEALAVTLLPTKGLTPMTVSDLLQCNQPTTAPTP, from the coding sequence ATGCTGGCGGTAGGGCTCGTCTGTGGACTCCTACTCATACCCCGCCAGACCGTAGCCCAGGTCATCAAGACCGGCCCTGCCTCCTGCCCGGCGGTGGCCCTGACCTATGACCTCTGCCCTGTCCGCTCTGCCCCGGGGTTCGATGCCGAATTGATCGACTTTCTGATCGCCAAAAAGATTCCCGCTACCTTTTTCATGTCCGGCCGGTGGATGGCCCGGCACGGTGCCGAGGTGAAGAAGCTGCTGGCGGTCCCCTTTTTCGAGGTTGGGACGCACGGCGAGGTCCATGCCCATCTCCCCCTGCAGGAAGTCGAGGAACAGCGGCGGGAAATCATGGGGCCGGTCAAGGCTCTCCGAAGCACGTATGGACGCGCCACGACGCTCTTCCGCCCGCCCTACGGGGAATATGACGATCGCACGGTGGACACCGTCAATGCGCTGGGCCTGCAATTCGTCCTCTGGAATATCGAGTCAGGCGATCCCGACCCGACGCTCTCAGCCGAGGCCATTCAGGCGCGCATCCGGAAGCGGCTCAAGCCCGGCAGTGTGATCGTGCTGCATGCCAACGGCAAGGGCAAACATACGCGCGCCGTCACCGAAGCCCTGGCGGTCACCCTCTTACCGACCAAGGGCCTCACTCCCATGACCGTCTCGGATCTCTTGCAATGCAACCAACCGACGACCGCCCCCACACCATAA
- a CDS encoding Lactoylglutathione lyase, translating to MKVIKLLHTRMRVSDMDQTIRFYQDVLGLEVLERKVSPRGSQLAFLKVPNSEELIELCSFPASGAVKVQEDLVHLAFQVENLDRTIEALKAKQIPITDGPTRTSSGSRFIFIDAPDGYEVELIERPPGTALV from the coding sequence ATGAAGGTCATCAAACTGTTGCACACCCGCATGCGGGTCAGTGATATGGACCAGACCATCCGCTTTTACCAGGACGTGTTGGGCCTGGAGGTGCTGGAGCGCAAGGTGTCCCCACGCGGCTCGCAGTTAGCCTTTCTGAAGGTCCCGAACAGCGAGGAGCTGATCGAACTCTGCAGCTTTCCCGCGAGCGGAGCCGTAAAGGTGCAGGAAGACTTGGTGCACCTGGCCTTTCAGGTGGAGAACCTCGACCGGACGATCGAGGCCCTCAAGGCCAAACAGATCCCCATCACCGACGGCCCGACGCGCACGTCCTCGGGCAGCCGCTTCATCTTCATCGACGCGCCGGACGGCTACGAAGTGGAACTCATCGAACGACCGCCCGGCACCGCGCTGGTGTAG
- a CDS encoding Diaminopimelate epimerase produces MKNGFFRGHGLGNDYVVMDPTEMTFKLTPGKIRGICDRHWGLGSDGILALVPSKKADFGLRIYNPDGSEAEKSGNGLRIFARYLHATGKTKKKQFTVETKGGLVSITLHVDRHGDAAAATVEMGRAIFQPAALPCTVRMDELIQAPIEAAGRSLQFTGVSVGNPHCVLFKPAGQTWSREDLLTLGPALENHSLFPKRTNVQFALPTGPKEISILIWERGAGETQASGSSSCAAASAAVKLGLVKSPVTVKMPGGTLNIDVAADFNLTMKGPVAEVARGALSPSFVRSLR; encoded by the coding sequence ATGAAGAACGGGTTTTTTCGCGGGCATGGGCTGGGCAACGACTACGTGGTCATGGACCCCACGGAGATGACTTTCAAACTCACCCCCGGAAAAATCCGCGGCATCTGCGATCGTCATTGGGGGCTCGGCAGCGACGGCATCCTGGCCCTGGTGCCGTCGAAGAAGGCCGACTTCGGCCTGCGCATTTACAACCCCGATGGCAGCGAGGCAGAAAAATCCGGCAACGGCCTGCGGATCTTCGCCCGCTACCTCCACGCGACCGGCAAGACGAAGAAAAAACAGTTCACCGTCGAAACCAAGGGCGGCCTCGTTTCGATCACCCTGCATGTCGACCGCCATGGTGATGCAGCGGCTGCAACGGTCGAGATGGGACGGGCCATCTTTCAACCGGCAGCCCTTCCCTGTACAGTTCGGATGGACGAACTGATCCAAGCCCCCATCGAGGCGGCGGGACGGTCGTTGCAATTCACCGGCGTCAGCGTGGGCAATCCCCATTGCGTGCTGTTCAAGCCTGCCGGCCAAACCTGGAGCCGCGAAGACCTGCTGACCCTGGGACCGGCCTTGGAGAACCATTCCCTCTTCCCCAAACGCACCAATGTCCAGTTCGCTCTGCCGACCGGCCCCAAGGAAATCTCCATCCTCATTTGGGAGCGTGGCGCCGGTGAAACGCAGGCCTCAGGGTCATCGTCCTGCGCTGCCGCCAGCGCCGCCGTCAAACTGGGGCTCGTCAAGAGTCCGGTCACGGTCAAGATGCCGGGGGGCACGCTCAACATCGACGTCGCCGCCGATTTCAACCTGACCATGAAGGGGCCGGTGGCGGAAGTCGCCCGAGGCGCACTCAGTCCGTCGTTCGTGCGTAGCCTTCGCTAA